The proteins below come from a single Triticum aestivum cultivar Chinese Spring chromosome 5D, IWGSC CS RefSeq v2.1, whole genome shotgun sequence genomic window:
- the LOC123125800 gene encoding L-type lectin-domain containing receptor kinase IX.1-like has translation MAGCNARIRILLVLYGASYLAPNAAALSVNCSGPDHRREAISRHDTSLAGNTTIGMFSVLALGWCSSSSRALPYIPSVDPAVTLRGSTVTRHVIPTTTDVDSSFDGPVMAKWEGEHFNCSGRFLSSLLFAFEEQQIATVARNYSGGSAGSLGLPNITCYTYFVHRNLTAPQPPYPFGLTDEAMARRLLSGTHGRRATRKQQAAAHGKVASSRLKQAAVAVSALVGLVCAVAALLRCCMRRNRPRQSAASIELEDDEHIITELELWQGMGPRRFCHTELAAATDNFAEERKIGRGGFGSVYRGYLSDQDRHVAIKTLSQELSVQGLREFQAEVAIMSQLRHRNIVQLVGWCRRRRGGLALVYELVDGGSLDTHLYNPDRCLTLSERYNIALGLGSALRYLHTDCHQCVVHGDIKPANVMLEASGSAKLGDFGPARLVDHGAEPRTTQVVAGTLGYIDPEFVSSRRPRAESDAARVEANRPGLGGAADLGPRLVPPEPDRGRGGPEPGEFDKLQMERLLVTGLWCAHHDRLQRPSVTQAMDVLRSEDARLPVLVAIAMPGSGEIRSLEGQAYGDVSDDNSGYLNESTETAYLTSEE, from the exons ATGGCTGGCTGCAACGCAAGAATCCGTATCTTGCTCGTACTATACGGCGCCTCCTACCTCGCGCCCAACGCCGCCGCACTCTCCGTCAACTGCAGCGGCCCGGATCATCGCCGCGAGGCGATCTCTCGCCATGATACGTCCCTTGCAGGTAACACCACCATAGGCATGTTCAGTGTCCTCGCATTGGGTTGGTGCTCTAGCAGTAGCAGGGCGCTGCCTTACATCCCCTCCGTCGACCCAGCAGTTACCCTCCGCGGTTCAACCGTCACCAGGCATGTAATCCCCACCACCACTGATGTTGATTCAAGTTTTGACGGCCCCGTGATGGCGAAATGGGAAGGAGAACATTTTAACTGCAGCGGCAGGTTTTTGTCTAGTCTCCTTTTCGCGTTCGAAGAACAACAAATTGCAACTGTGGCAAGAAATTACTCTGGTGGTTCTGCTGGAAGTTTGGGACTTCCTAACATTACATGTTACACATATTTCGTCCACCGGAATTTAACCGCGCCTCAGCCGCCGTACCCCTTTGGCCTCACTGACGAAGCTATGGCGCGAAGATTGTTGTCCGGTACACATGGCCGGAGAGCGACGAGGAAACAGCAGGCAGCAGCACACGGGAAGGTCGCATCGTCGCGGCTGAAGCAAGCAGCTGTCGCCGTTTCGGCTTTAGTCGGGTTGGTTTGCGCCGTGGCAGCCCTTCTGCGCTGCTGCATGCGTAGGAACAGGCCGCGGCAGAGCGCAGCGTCCATCGAACTGGAAGACGACGAGCACATCATAACCGAACTTGAGCTCTGGCAAGGGATGGGACCTAGGCGGTTCTGCCACACCGAGCTTGCCGCCGCAACGGACAACTTCGCCGAGGAGAGGAAGATAGGGAGAGGGGGGTTCGGTTCGGTGTATAGGGGCTACTTGAGTGACCAAGACCGTCATGTGGCCATCAAGACGCTCTCACAGGAGCTGTCGGTGCAGGGGCTCCGGGAGTTTCAGGCAGAGGTCGCCATCATGAGCCAGCTTAGGCACCGCAACATAGTCCAGCTCGTGGGCTGGTGCCGTCGTCGGAGAGGAGGACTGGCGCTCGTCTACGAGCTCGTGGACGGAGGCAGCCTCGACACCCATCTCTACAATCCCGACAGATGCTTAACTTTGTCGGAGAG GTACAATATCGCGCTCGGCCTGGGCTCCGCCCTGCGGTACCTCCACACGGACTGCCACCAGTGCGTCGTGCACGGCGACATCAAGCCCGCGAACGTGATGCTCGAGGCATCAGGCAGCGCTAAGCTCGGCGACTTCGGGCCCGCGAGGCTCGTCGACCACGGAGCCGAGCCACGGACGACGCAGGTCGTCGCGGGGACCCTCGGGTACATCGACCCAGAGTTCGTCAGCAGCCGCCGGCCGAGGGCCGAGtccgac GCGGCCCGCGTCGAGGCGAACCGGCCAGGCCTCGGCGGCGCTGCTGACCTCGGTCCGCGACTTGTACCACCGGAACCTGATCGTGGACGCGGCGGACCGGAGCCTGGCGAGTTTGACAAGCTGCAGATGGAGCGTCTGCTCGTGACGGGGCTTTGGTGCGCGCACCACGACCGGTTGCAGCGGCCGTCCGTTACGCAGGCTATGGATGTGCTACGGTCCGAAGACGCCAGGTTGCCGGTGCTTGTAGCGATAGCGATGCCTGGTTCCGGGGAGATTCGATCGTTGGAGGGGCAGGCTTATGGCGATGTGTCTGACGACAACTCTGGTTACTTGAATGAATCAACTGAAACTGCGTACCTTACTAGCGAGGAGTGA